In Streptomyces asoensis, a single genomic region encodes these proteins:
- a CDS encoding thioester reductase domain-containing protein, which yields MNEDAAVGAAQRATAEAIEGVGDQGPSVTDLLSMLTPTPPPTPAQAASPGLAAAEPGCAVTADTTPPRPAPSPTAPAAGPVAPASPGPAAAEAAVPASPAADGVPAAERAPVPGRGKASGAGGSDASIAPVPDVRGLALAIADAAGRHLPKGRLDLDTDFFDAGGGSVHAVELAAELERDLGVELSLDDVFADARPLSLARRWLAATGLTTGTVPETSGEAAAPSGAGTPAVAVVPRGAQPVTTLALPDFPPSGEPPHSRARQEDLEQILADLALADRLPFVRSPEPLPPRRILLTGATGFLGGHLLLDLLRHSDAHVHCLVRGADEASAAARLGESLRGYRLPWNSEIRRRVTVVPGDLREPRLGLSEEQWLTLARELDSVVGVAAAVDFLRGYRSLRSGNVLGTLTLAELAATGRPKPLHHISSIAVFNEVGITSMGEDDPFAHVDGLVAGYDQSKWAAETALRRARDHGLVVSALRPGGIGGHSRTGAYNPQDLSSGLISAFGRFRTVPAFRHLNVAPVDWVSRVAAAVVCEPDAWGFDYHLTGVPGTLDDVVRDMASGGMHVRVQDWDAWRADVLARLEAEPVPELGFLTRVLRSPTALKLCEATLGGPAAVAARTDALVEALGLPPAARYDARAQLRTFEKLAEDGLGRLPGKGDQPYLWFAETAEGSVRALDGGTDDTPCALSLTLSVASMHQLVEERRIDVTGEVVCPAIHGRPLTVVSGDVWVRPDEGIPRHHGLKHQLLRYRIALSDEDGELWWLEGHKHARARRDLWHQTRALTIEAGREGGPAVLAGEVVVPADSYVRDQIDGIKVAPHLTAGEKRAAKLTWLAWFGLEMGRGLLGPFARAAADLLDLRRTPNLTEQHR from the coding sequence ATGAACGAGGACGCGGCGGTCGGCGCCGCCCAGCGGGCGACCGCCGAGGCGATCGAGGGCGTCGGGGACCAGGGCCCGAGCGTGACGGACCTCCTGTCCATGCTCACCCCCACGCCCCCGCCGACACCGGCACAGGCCGCATCGCCCGGCCTCGCGGCCGCTGAGCCCGGCTGCGCGGTGACAGCGGACACCACACCACCCCGACCTGCGCCTTCGCCGACCGCGCCCGCCGCCGGGCCGGTTGCGCCCGCATCGCCCGGTCCGGCGGCGGCCGAGGCTGCCGTACCGGCTTCGCCGGCCGCGGACGGCGTTCCGGCCGCGGAGCGGGCGCCCGTCCCGGGTCGGGGTAAGGCTTCCGGGGCGGGTGGGTCCGACGCGTCGATCGCGCCCGTCCCGGACGTGCGGGGTCTCGCCCTCGCCATCGCCGACGCGGCCGGACGCCATCTGCCGAAGGGGCGGCTGGACCTGGATACCGACTTCTTCGACGCCGGGGGCGGCTCCGTGCACGCGGTGGAACTCGCGGCGGAGCTGGAGCGCGATCTGGGCGTCGAGCTGAGCCTGGACGACGTGTTCGCCGACGCGCGCCCCCTCAGCCTGGCCCGCCGCTGGCTCGCGGCCACCGGCCTCACCACCGGTACCGTCCCCGAGACCTCCGGGGAGGCGGCCGCGCCGTCCGGAGCCGGGACACCGGCCGTCGCCGTCGTGCCCCGTGGCGCCCAGCCGGTCACCACCCTTGCCCTGCCCGACTTCCCGCCGTCCGGCGAGCCCCCGCACTCCCGGGCCCGGCAGGAGGACCTGGAACAGATCCTGGCCGATCTGGCCCTCGCCGACCGGCTGCCCTTCGTCCGCTCGCCCGAGCCGCTGCCGCCCCGGCGGATCCTGCTCACCGGCGCGACGGGCTTCCTCGGCGGGCATCTGCTGCTGGACCTGCTCCGGCACAGCGACGCGCACGTCCACTGCCTGGTGCGCGGCGCGGACGAGGCGTCGGCCGCCGCCCGCCTCGGCGAGAGCCTGCGCGGCTACCGGCTGCCCTGGAACTCCGAGATCCGCCGCCGCGTCACCGTCGTCCCCGGCGATCTGCGCGAGCCCCGTCTCGGTCTCTCCGAGGAGCAGTGGCTCACCCTCGCCCGGGAGCTGGACAGTGTCGTCGGCGTGGCGGCGGCCGTGGACTTCCTGCGCGGCTACCGGTCCCTGCGGTCCGGCAACGTGCTCGGCACCCTCACCCTCGCCGAACTCGCCGCCACCGGACGGCCCAAGCCGCTGCACCACATCTCCTCGATCGCCGTGTTCAACGAGGTGGGCATCACCTCCATGGGGGAGGACGACCCCTTCGCGCACGTGGACGGGCTCGTCGCGGGCTACGACCAGTCCAAGTGGGCCGCCGAGACCGCCCTGCGCCGCGCCCGCGACCACGGCCTGGTGGTGTCCGCCCTGCGACCGGGCGGCATCGGCGGCCACAGCAGGACCGGCGCCTACAACCCCCAGGACCTGAGCAGCGGACTGATCTCGGCCTTCGGCCGCTTCCGCACGGTGCCGGCGTTCCGTCACCTCAATGTGGCACCGGTCGACTGGGTCAGCCGCGTGGCCGCGGCCGTCGTCTGCGAACCGGACGCGTGGGGCTTCGACTACCACCTCACCGGTGTGCCCGGCACCCTCGACGACGTCGTCCGGGACATGGCGTCGGGCGGCATGCACGTCCGGGTGCAGGACTGGGACGCATGGCGGGCCGACGTCCTGGCCCGTCTGGAGGCCGAGCCGGTCCCCGAACTCGGTTTCCTGACCCGGGTGTTGCGCAGCCCCACCGCCCTGAAGCTGTGCGAGGCCACGCTCGGCGGCCCGGCCGCCGTCGCCGCCCGCACCGACGCCCTCGTCGAGGCGCTCGGCCTGCCGCCCGCCGCGCGCTACGACGCCCGCGCCCAGCTGCGGACGTTCGAGAAGCTCGCCGAGGACGGTCTCGGCCGCCTCCCGGGCAAGGGCGACCAGCCCTACCTGTGGTTCGCCGAGACCGCCGAGGGCAGCGTCCGCGCCCTGGACGGCGGCACGGACGACACGCCCTGTGCCCTGTCCCTCACGCTCTCCGTCGCGAGCATGCACCAGCTCGTCGAGGAGCGCAGGATCGACGTCACCGGCGAGGTCGTGTGCCCGGCGATCCACGGCCGCCCGCTCACCGTCGTGTCCGGCGACGTCTGGGTCCGCCCCGACGAGGGCATCCCGCGCCATCACGGCCTCAAGCACCAACTCCTGCGCTACCGGATCGCGTTGAGTGACGAGGACGGCGAACTGTGGTGGCTGGAGGGCCACAAGCACGCGCGGGCCCGCCGTGACCTCTGGCACCAGACCCGCGCCCTGACGATCGAGGCCGGCCGCGAGGGCGGACCCGCCGTCCTGGCCGGCGAGGTCGTCGTCCCGGCCGACTCCTACGTGCGGGACCAGATCGACGGCATCAAGGTCGCACCGCACCTCACCGCGGGGGAGAAGCGCGCCGCCAAGCTGACCTGGCTCGCCTGGTTCGGCCTGGAGATGGGGCGCGGTCTGCTCGGCCCGTTCGCCCGGGCCGCCGCCGACCTGCTCGACCTGCGCCGCACCCCGAACCTCACGGAGCAGCACCGATGA
- a CDS encoding alpha/beta hydrolase, whose product MLAKLPTRPGLRRCALAATAALTLVGAGLPTATANRNADGGDRPDLSRFYGQKIAWSACEGEGMPDDLQCARLTVPLDYGRPGAGTLELALARYRATGDKRGSVVLNFGGPGGAGVPELAYGGKQFMDLTDEYDVVSFDPRGVGRSSPVSCGEGEDSGLSTLEDASALTDPQGLLNRLRRVAADCAEHSGPVLPHIGTVDAAKDLDVLRAALGDKDLNYLGFSYGTRLGAVYAARFPDRVGRLVLDGVDTLTEPLTEQGVAGARGQQVALDDFVGWCTKDIACPFGQDPRVGREEVVRLVRSLDEDPVPTDFGADFSGQDLVAALGQGLYSRELWVLLERALAQLVESGDASGVLGFAGGGSALPLPLRTAGRPDPSPGALVDEEDVPLDNLPAALMAINCADDPDRPTAAQVKADLTRLRAAYDKASPVFGRYRLNEVLMCYGRPRGTDFIRDEVKDLDSPKMLLVGTRGDPATPYRWTVETAERLGSSAVVLDNKGDGHTGYGSSKCVHRKVDDFLLYGSLPPTGSSCGPDEDDG is encoded by the coding sequence ATGCTGGCCAAGCTGCCGACGCGGCCCGGACTGCGGCGCTGCGCGCTCGCCGCGACCGCCGCCCTGACCCTGGTGGGTGCGGGACTGCCCACCGCGACCGCGAACCGGAACGCCGACGGCGGCGACCGTCCCGACCTGTCCCGGTTCTACGGACAGAAGATCGCGTGGTCGGCTTGCGAGGGCGAAGGCATGCCCGACGATCTCCAGTGTGCCCGACTGACCGTCCCGCTCGACTACGGCCGCCCCGGGGCCGGCACGCTCGAGCTGGCGCTGGCCCGCTACCGCGCCACCGGTGACAAACGCGGTTCGGTGGTGCTCAACTTCGGCGGCCCCGGGGGCGCGGGTGTCCCCGAACTCGCCTACGGCGGGAAACAGTTCATGGACCTCACCGACGAGTACGACGTCGTGTCCTTCGATCCCCGCGGGGTGGGCCGCTCCTCCCCCGTCAGCTGCGGGGAGGGCGAGGACAGCGGGTTGAGCACCCTGGAGGACGCCTCGGCGCTCACCGACCCCCAGGGCCTGCTGAACCGGTTGCGGCGGGTCGCCGCCGACTGCGCCGAGCACTCCGGTCCGGTCCTGCCGCACATCGGCACGGTCGACGCGGCCAAGGACCTCGACGTGCTGCGCGCGGCGCTCGGCGACAAGGACCTCAACTACCTGGGCTTCTCCTACGGGACCCGGCTCGGCGCGGTGTACGCCGCCCGCTTCCCCGACCGGGTGGGCCGGCTGGTGCTCGACGGTGTCGACACCCTGACCGAGCCGCTCACCGAGCAGGGCGTCGCGGGCGCCAGGGGGCAGCAGGTGGCGCTGGACGACTTCGTGGGCTGGTGCACGAAGGACATCGCCTGTCCGTTCGGGCAGGATCCGCGCGTGGGCCGCGAGGAGGTCGTCCGGCTCGTGCGCTCGCTCGACGAGGATCCGGTGCCGACGGACTTCGGCGCCGACTTCTCCGGCCAGGACCTCGTCGCCGCCCTCGGTCAGGGCCTGTACAGCCGGGAACTGTGGGTTTTGCTGGAGCGGGCGCTGGCGCAGCTCGTCGAGAGCGGCGACGCGAGCGGGGTCCTGGGGTTCGCGGGCGGCGGCTCCGCCCTCCCGCTGCCGCTGCGCACGGCGGGCCGCCCCGACCCCTCCCCCGGGGCGCTCGTCGACGAGGAGGACGTCCCCCTCGACAACCTGCCCGCGGCACTGATGGCGATCAACTGCGCGGACGACCCCGACCGCCCCACGGCCGCGCAGGTCAAGGCAGATCTCACCAGGCTGCGGGCCGCCTACGACAAGGCGTCCCCGGTGTTCGGCCGCTACCGCCTCAACGAGGTCCTGATGTGCTACGGCCGCCCCAGGGGCACGGACTTCATCCGCGACGAGGTGAAAGACCTGGACTCCCCGAAGATGCTCCTGGTGGGCACACGGGGGGACCCGGCGACGCCCTACCGCTGGACCGTGGAGACGGCGGAGCGGCTCGGCTCCTCGGCGGTGGTGCTCGACAACAAGGGCGACGGTCACACCGGGTACGGGTCGTCGAAGTGCGTGCACCGCAAGGTCGACGACTTCCTGCTGTACGGTTCGCTCCCGCCCACCGGCAGTTCCTGCGGGCCCGACGAGGACGACGGCTGA
- a CDS encoding alpha/beta hydrolase: MIFRTTPARRPALRRVRTTPAPRPLRHRLDPARVEEIPLRAPDGVRLGLTRIHTGDTGRPAVLLLHGHTASADMFLLPETRNLVDSLLDDGYEPWLLDWRGSCRLPYNETGQRYTYDDVALYDVPAAVSHIRAATEDRPLFVVAHCIGSLALSLSMTAGLVPGLAGVVSQGVFLTPKLAGRTSLRMSVAGELLKTRIDHIPVDFRKVGLWSRYTPLFALASRGATCPDPTCQILHNSAWGTGASLFVHENLSAATHDRLAELLGPAPLWILPHLRRIELARSVVRWHETDRRYAALPPNALDAAGRVDAPVLLLSGSENGLWLDSQRLCHDVLAHRQPHLDVRYTEIPGYGHLDTFLGRGAALDVFGHILEFLGERR, from the coding sequence ATGATCTTCCGGACCACCCCCGCCCGCCGGCCGGCCCTGCGCAGGGTGCGGACCACACCCGCGCCCCGGCCCCTGCGCCACCGCCTCGACCCGGCCCGCGTCGAGGAGATCCCCCTGCGGGCCCCCGACGGCGTCCGCCTCGGCCTGACCCGCATCCACACCGGCGACACCGGACGCCCGGCCGTGCTGCTCCTGCACGGTCACACCGCGTCCGCGGACATGTTCCTGCTCCCCGAGACCCGCAACCTCGTCGACTCGCTCCTCGACGACGGCTACGAGCCCTGGCTGCTCGACTGGCGCGGCAGCTGCCGCCTGCCCTACAACGAGACCGGGCAGCGCTACACGTACGACGACGTGGCGCTGTACGACGTCCCGGCGGCGGTCTCCCACATCCGGGCGGCCACCGAGGACCGGCCCCTGTTCGTGGTGGCGCACTGCATCGGCTCCCTCGCCCTGTCGCTGAGCATGACGGCCGGACTCGTGCCCGGGCTCGCCGGGGTCGTCTCCCAAGGGGTGTTCCTCACGCCGAAGCTGGCGGGGCGCACCTCGCTGCGGATGTCCGTCGCCGGGGAGCTGCTGAAGACCCGGATCGACCACATCCCGGTCGACTTCCGCAAGGTCGGCCTGTGGTCCCGGTACACCCCGCTGTTCGCGCTGGCCTCGCGCGGGGCGACCTGCCCGGACCCGACCTGCCAGATCCTGCACAACTCGGCCTGGGGGACCGGGGCCTCGCTCTTCGTCCACGAGAACCTGAGCGCGGCCACCCACGACCGGCTCGCCGAGCTGCTCGGCCCCGCCCCGCTGTGGATCCTGCCCCATCTGCGCCGGATCGAGCTGGCCCGCAGCGTGGTCCGCTGGCACGAGACCGACCGGCGCTACGCCGCACTGCCGCCCAACGCCCTGGACGCGGCCGGCCGCGTCGACGCACCGGTCCTGCTGCTGTCCGGCAGCGAGAACGGGCTGTGGCTCGATTCCCAGCGGCTCTGCCACGACGTCCTCGCCCACCGGCAGCCCCACCTGGACGTCCGGTACACGGAGATCCCGGGCTACGGTCACCTCGACACCTTCCTCGGCCGCGGCGCGGCGCTCGACGTCTTCGGACACATCCTCGAATTCCTGGGCGAACGACGGTGA
- a CDS encoding alpha/beta fold hydrolase, with protein sequence MPQLEVAGAALTYDDEGPRDGDGVPLVFVHGWTANRHRWDHQVAHFARKRRVVRLDLRGHGESGGAGVKTVAELAADLLALLDHLEIERCVLVGHSMGGMISQTVALSHPERVERMVLVNSIGRMTYSRGRGLLMGVSTLVPFKLFVAANIQRAFAPGYPREEIRAYVKASADTPREVVMTLYGAMRAFDVLDRVGEIQAPTLMIHGYHDIQLPVQQMLRMAKAYPDATVRILDAGHELPVEKPAELTAAIDAFVGGKPA encoded by the coding sequence ATGCCGCAGCTCGAAGTCGCCGGCGCAGCACTGACGTACGACGACGAGGGTCCGCGCGACGGCGACGGCGTGCCCCTGGTGTTCGTGCACGGGTGGACGGCCAACCGGCACCGCTGGGACCACCAGGTGGCGCACTTCGCGCGTAAGCGCCGGGTGGTCCGGCTCGACCTGCGCGGGCACGGCGAGAGCGGCGGGGCGGGCGTGAAGACGGTCGCGGAACTGGCCGCGGACCTGCTCGCGCTCCTCGACCACCTGGAGATCGAGCGGTGCGTGCTGGTCGGCCACTCGATGGGCGGCATGATCTCGCAGACCGTCGCCCTGTCCCACCCGGAGCGGGTGGAGCGCATGGTGCTGGTCAACTCCATCGGGCGGATGACCTACAGCCGGGGCCGGGGGCTGCTCATGGGCGTCTCCACCCTCGTCCCCTTCAAGCTGTTCGTCGCCGCGAACATCCAGCGCGCCTTCGCCCCCGGCTACCCCCGCGAGGAGATCCGCGCCTACGTCAAGGCTTCCGCGGACACCCCGCGCGAGGTCGTGATGACGCTGTACGGCGCCATGCGGGCCTTCGACGTCCTGGACCGGGTGGGGGAGATCCAGGCCCCGACCCTGATGATCCACGGCTACCACGACATCCAGCTTCCGGTGCAGCAGATGCTGCGCATGGCCAAGGCCTATCCGGACGCCACGGTCCGCATCCTCGACGCCGGACACGAACTCCCCGTCGAGAAGCCCGCCGAGCTGACGGCGGCGATCGACGCGTTCGTCGGCGGCAAGCCCGCCTGA
- a CDS encoding FMN-binding glutamate synthase family protein, producing MRRFLPLLLVWVLGTGAVLASLARSPWWWTVAVPLLAAACLGGRDLLQRRRPVLRNHPLVGRLRYRPEPAAVRRVPAGAREPSGDGVEVRAVPVGVAHGPDDEYLVSSLRPVEASEEPPSVRVGGPGCTRPYDMALLNVSAMSFGALSARAVLALNRGAELGRFAQDTGEGGLSEHHLRGGGDLVWEIGTGYFGCRDADGGFDAREFADKAALPEVRCVSLKLSQGASPGTGGVLPGVKVSAEIARERKVPAGETVVSPAGHREFATPRELVLFVARLRELAGGKPTGFKLCVGSRQEFLAVCRAMVAEGVAPDFVVVDGSEGGTGAAPAGLAGHLGMRLTEGLITVHNALTGVGLRGGVRIGASGGVATGADIVRRLAQGADYTNAARSMMRALGCVGALRCHTGGCPAGVATQDPLRTRALHVAEGARRVRLHQHETVRDAVRIMAAMGVRDPGGLGPAHLVRRSDTGPARSYAELYEWLAPGELLAGPPRSWEADWKAADPDGFC from the coding sequence GTGCGCCGGTTCCTGCCACTGCTCCTGGTGTGGGTGCTCGGGACCGGGGCGGTGCTCGCCTCGCTCGCACGGTCCCCGTGGTGGTGGACCGTGGCCGTCCCGCTGCTGGCGGCGGCCTGTCTGGGCGGCCGCGACCTGCTCCAGCGGCGGCGCCCCGTCCTGCGCAACCACCCGCTCGTCGGCCGTCTGCGGTACCGCCCGGAGCCGGCCGCGGTGCGCCGCGTCCCGGCCGGCGCGCGGGAGCCGTCCGGCGACGGCGTGGAGGTCCGCGCCGTACCCGTCGGCGTCGCGCACGGCCCGGACGACGAGTACCTGGTGTCGTCGCTGCGGCCGGTGGAGGCGTCCGAGGAGCCGCCGTCGGTGCGGGTGGGCGGGCCGGGCTGCACCCGGCCCTACGACATGGCGCTGCTGAACGTGTCCGCGATGAGCTTCGGCGCGCTGTCGGCGCGTGCGGTCCTGGCCCTCAACCGGGGTGCCGAGCTCGGGCGTTTCGCGCAGGACACCGGTGAGGGCGGGCTGTCGGAGCACCATCTGCGGGGCGGGGGCGACCTCGTCTGGGAGATCGGGACGGGGTACTTCGGCTGCCGGGACGCCGACGGCGGCTTCGACGCGCGGGAGTTCGCGGACAAGGCGGCGCTGCCCGAGGTGAGGTGCGTGTCGCTCAAGCTGTCGCAGGGGGCGTCCCCGGGCACCGGCGGGGTGCTCCCCGGGGTGAAGGTGAGCGCCGAGATCGCGCGGGAGCGGAAGGTGCCGGCGGGCGAGACGGTGGTGTCGCCCGCGGGGCACCGGGAGTTCGCGACGCCGCGTGAACTGGTGCTGTTCGTGGCCCGGTTGCGGGAGCTGGCGGGCGGCAAGCCGACCGGGTTCAAGCTGTGCGTCGGGTCGCGGCAGGAGTTCCTCGCCGTGTGCAGGGCGATGGTGGCGGAGGGCGTCGCCCCGGACTTCGTGGTCGTGGACGGCTCGGAGGGCGGTACGGGCGCGGCTCCGGCGGGCCTGGCCGGACACCTCGGCATGCGGCTCACCGAGGGGCTGATCACGGTGCACAACGCGCTGACCGGGGTCGGGCTGCGGGGCGGGGTCCGGATCGGGGCGAGCGGCGGGGTGGCCACGGGCGCCGACATCGTGCGGCGTCTCGCGCAGGGCGCCGACTACACCAACGCGGCCCGCTCGATGATGCGCGCCCTCGGCTGCGTCGGTGCCCTGCGCTGCCACACGGGCGGCTGTCCGGCGGGTGTCGCGACCCAGGACCCGCTGCGGACCCGCGCCCTGCACGTGGCCGAGGGGGCCCGGCGGGTGCGGCTCCATCAGCACGAGACGGTGCGCGACGCCGTACGGATCATGGCGGCCATGGGCGTGCGGGACCCCGGCGGGCTCGGCCCCGCCCATCTGGTGCGGCGGTCGGACACCGGTCCGGCCCGCTCGTACGCGGAACTGTACGAGTGGCTGGCGCCGGGTGAGCTGCTCGCCGGGCCGCCGCGGTCCTGGGAGGCGGACTGGAAGGCGGCGGACCCGGACGGCTTTTGCTGA